A genomic stretch from Setaria italica strain Yugu1 chromosome VII, Setaria_italica_v2.0, whole genome shotgun sequence includes:
- the LOC101768058 gene encoding increased DNA methylation 1 isoform X4, with amino-acid sequence MDGKDLFVEIGMKEEDIATMLFGKKVAELAEDAFDGSKEERQIFEGVFCLTSTDGLTDHHHEGTGHTADASSSASNYKTAWCRIVESFTAGNLSSYRVFCLAADQQACQAVPSPHAGPSELVVQWTPPPDRVYTRRAVTRRSERARICSAMDLESIDIRNFGRQRDGRGYGELWNHLRLHAHLLMVDAGWKIEGKERGNKSKVDKMYVAPDKVTRLFSLPRAWKCFGQWLLMATPCIDGNGSNDYGKEWLNMHDFLYDLKNTLLCLQYEVQRPKQSLSFLHQWRLLDPFMAVVCIDKKVAALKNGAALKAMNSTVSFLSCSERKLLNAKNESRPLGSCKKSLLPLFLSETDGQPDKEGISFLNEQSSIFLSNNPSEHEADQQSLCISEINGRSIRSTAHRIVMGLHDATAFLGPRQNCLSKKKKFPCIKSRVEQQAEDKSDPLYFPPSYSSALDHLVENVQMEGLNSYGNETTEIPYVVNSAGTPDDMLLGENLLFSPEVDEMLLGITDDINTEQHDAAVVSEPQLADKDASNGPSGASSLPLEKDEYMRPKEDCIDNGCHDPAAVSQFQMADKEAGDKPSGALSLQSEKDTDLGANKLSLEDPTKNEQLSSEARGNASMISEPQVLFVSPQDGTLSFMNNSMNNQEMLSFLNASHDTMGTHSPVYEASLIQGFLYLDSQGSPICWTVTNTEPPRQLICAADVEPSSKLSKDYGETNLEKGASAYEDKEILEPGSSKKGKKRPDKLADIQDNVSRKKHRVNDAPLSNCASQYVDDVSDNPAGPVVLSEEEQIVTAIVKQVPSNTEPKNKDDKDQDKQSIEHSKQLMSEEPLKKDNKRQKKTRSRKCKFDDDDLLMTAVIHKLTARYRNCFHRRLTDKVGFRRLPRYRWEREEESSTKKFNGGARTVLNKLLEMGIVARVNILQYRGPGGKNVLKDGNITRNGIRCRCCGTTFTMSRFKCHAGLRQEISSLNLFLGTGKSYSLCQLQAWSIEQKVRKEHAKDTMSLQGDQNDDICGSCGDGGELICCDNCPASYHQACLPYQDIPDGNWYCSSCLCDICGEVINSKELRTSVPALECLQCERQYHAKCLSGKVLRNEKGGPDSFLCGRRCQKIYTSFHCRVGVPDHMDDGFCCTILHNNGDQKVRTAAEIALMAECNMKLMIALSIMEECFLPILDPRTGIDIIPSILYNWRSDFVHLDHKGFYTVVLENDDSIISVASIRLHGAIVAEMPLVATCTENRQQGMCRRLMDYIEEMLKSLKVEMLLLSAIPHLVDTWTSAFGFSEIDDSDKKHLSKVRLASVPGTVLLKKKLCERAGTTDAGEPTNPKPFKVYSRVPRKTAPV; translated from the exons ATGGATGGGAAAGACCTTTTTGTGGAGATAGGGATGAAGGAGGAGGACATTGCCACAATGCTGTTCGGGAAGAAAGTTGCCGAGCTGGCAGAAGACGCATTTGATGGTTCCAAGGAAGAAAGGCAGATCTTCGAGGGTGTCTTCTGCCTAACAAGCACTGATGGGTTAACTGATCATCATCACGAAGGCACTGGACATACTGCAGATGCCTCAAGCTCTGCCTCCAATTACAAGACGGCATGGTGTCGCATAGTTGAGTCCTTCACTGCTGGTAACTTATCAAGCTACCGTGTCTTCTGTCTTGCTGCGGATCAGCAGGCGTGCCAGGCAGTGCCTTCTCCTCATGCTGGCCCTTCTGAGCTTGTGGTGCAGTGGACGCCTCCTCCTGATCGCGTGTACACGCGTAGGGCGGTGACTCGCAGGAGCGAGAGAGCAAGAATTTGCAGTGCTATGGATTTGGAGAGCATTGACATTCGCAATTTTGGTCGCCAGAGGGATGGCCGTGGCTATGGAGAGCTTTGGAATCATCTCCGTCTGCATGCGCATCTTCTGATGGTGGATGCTGGGTGGAAGATAGAGGGCAAGGAAAGGGGTAACAAGAGTAAGGTGGACAAAATGTATGTGGCGCCGGACAAAGTGACGCGCCTGTTTTCTCTTCCCAGGGCATGGAAATGCTTTGGTCAATGGTTGCTTATGGCTACACCATGCATTGATGGAAATGGGTCAAATGACTATGGAAAGGAGTGGTTGAACATGCATGATTTTTTGTATGATTTGAAGAACACACTGCTGTGCTTACAATACGAGGTCCAGCGTCCGAAGCAATCGTTATCTTTCCTCCACCAGTGGCGGCTCCTTGATCCTTTCATGGCTGTAGTTTGCATTGATAAGAAGGTTGCAGCTCTGAAAAATGGAGCAGCACTGAAAGCTATGAACAGCACTGTAAGTTTCCTTAGTTGCAGCGAGCGTAAACTTTTGAATGCCAAGAATGAAAGTAGGCCACTCGGGTCATGCAAAAAGAGTCTTCTGCCACTTTTTCTCTCTGAAACTGATGGTCAGCCTGATAAGGAAGGAATTTCTTTTCTCAATGAACAATCTTCTATATTTTTATCAAACAATCCAAGCGAACATGAAGCTGATCAACAATCACTGTGCATCTCAGAAATAAATGGACGAAGCATAAGAAGCACAGCTCATCGCATAGTGATGGGTCTCCATGATGCAACAGCTTTTCTTGGCCCGAGGCAAAATTGTTTgagcaagaaaaagaaatttccGTGCATCAAATCTAGAGTGGAGCAGCAAGCTGAGGATAAGTCTGACCCATTATACTTCCCACCCAGCTATTCATCAGCATTGGATCACCTGGTTGAAAATGTTCAAATGGAAGGTCTGAATTCTTATGGTAATGAAACCACAGAAATTCCCTATGTGGTCAATTCTGCAGGTACTCCAGATGACATGCTCCTTGGAGAGAACTTACTTTTTTCCCCTGAGGTTGACGAGATGCTACTTGGAATTACAGATGATATCAACACTGAACAGCATGATGCTGCAGTTGTTTCTGAGCCCCAATTGGCAGATAAAGATGCCAGTAACGGACCTTCTGGTGCATCATCACTACCACTAGAGAAAGATGAGTACATGAGACCTAAAGAAGATTGTATTGACAATGGCTGTCATGATCCTGCGGCTGTCTCTCAGTTTCAAATGGCAGATAAAGAGGCAGGAGATAAACCTTCAGGTGCATTATCGCTACAATCAGAAAAGGATACAGATTTGGGAGCTAACAAGCTGAGCTTGGAAGATCCAACAAAAAATGAACAGTTATCATCTGAAGCTAGGGGCAATGCTTCGATGATCTCAGAGCCACAAGTGTTGTTTGTGTCGCCTCAAGATGGGACTCTTTCTTTTATGAACAATAGTATGAACAACCAAGAGATGTTGAGCTTCCTGAATGCTTCCCATGACACCATGGGTACTCATTCACCAGTTTATGAGGCAAGCTTGATTCAGGGTTTCTTATACCTTGACAGTCAAGGTTCTCCGATTTGTTGGACGGTAACTAACACAGAACCTCCTCGGCAGTTGATCTGTGCCGCTGATGTGGAACCAAGCTCGAAGTTGTCGAAAGATTATGGTGAAACGAATTTGGAGAAAGGCGCATCAGCATATGAAGACAAAGAAATATTGGAACCTGGGTCAAgtaagaaggggaaaaaaaggccCGACAAGCTTGCAGATATCCAAGACAATGTCAGTAGAAAGAAACATAGAGTGAATGATGCCCCTTTAAGCAATTGTGCGAGTCAGTATGTGGATGATGTAAGTGACAACCCTGCTGGCCCTGTAGTTCTCAGTGAGGAAGAACAGATAGTTACAGCAATCGTTAAGCAAGTTCCTTCGAATACAGAGCCCAAGAATAAGGACGATAAGGATCAAGATAAACAAAGCATTGAACATTCAAAACAGCTCATGTCCGAAGAACCATTAAAAAAGGATAACAAAAGGCAAAAGAAAACACGGTCTCGCAAATGCAAGTTTGATGATGACGATCTTCTGATGACAGCTGTAATACATAAGCTGACTGCACGTTATAGGAACTGTTTTCATCGAAGGCTCACAGATAAAGTTGGTTTCAGGCGTCTTCCAAGATACCGCTGGGAGAGGGAAGAGGAAAGTAGCACAAAGAAGTTTAATGGAGGAGCAAGAACAGTGTTGAACAAGTTACTTGAAATGGGCATTGTTGCTAGAGTGAACATTCTTCAATATCGAGGGCCAGGAGGCAAAAATGTGTTAAAGGATGGGAACATAACTAGGAACGGGATTCGATGCCGGTGCTGTGGCACCACATTCACAATGTCCAGGTTTAAGTGCCATGCAGGTCTCAGGCAAGAAATCTCGTCTCTGAATCTTTTCTTGGGTACAGGTAAATCATACAGTCTTTGTCAGCTTCAAGCATGGTCTATAGAGCAAAAGGTCAGGAAAGAGCATGCAAAAGATACCATGTCACTTCAAGGAGATCAAAATGATGATATCTGTGGATCATGTGGCGACGGTGGTGAACTGATATGTTGTGACAACTGTCCTGCTAGTTACCATCAAGCTTGCTTGCCTTATCAG GATATCCCAGATGGCAACTGGTACTGCTCTAGCTGCCTTTGCGACATTTGTGGGGAAGTGATCAATTCGAAGGAGCTAAGAACTTCAGTCCCTGCTTTAGAATGTTTACAGTGTGAACGTCAAT ATCATGCAAAATGCTTATCTGGCAAGGTTTTACGCAATGAGAAAGGTGGACCTGATAGCTTTCTTTGTGGAAGAAGATGCCAGAAG ATTTATACGAGCTTTCATTGTCGTGTTGGAGTGCCTGACCATATGGATGATGGTTTCTGTTGCACCATTCTTCATAATAATGGTGATCAAAAGGTTCGTACAGCCGCGGAGATTGCTCTCATGGCTGAATGCAACATGAAACTAATGATTGCCCTGAGCATTATGGAAGAATGCTTCCTGCCTATCTTAGATCCAAGGACTGGGATAGACATTATTCCTTCTATATTATATAACTGGAG GTCTGATTTTGTACATTTGGATCACAAGGGGTTCTATACTGTAGTCTTGGAAAATGATGACAGCATCATATCTGTGGCATCCATCAG GTTACATGGTGCTATTGTAGCAGAGATGCCCCTAGTAGCTACTTGTACAGAGAATCGTCAACAGGGAATGTGCAGGCGCCTCATGGATTACATTGAGGAG ATGCTGAAATCCCTGAAGGTGGAGATGCTACTTCTGTCAGCAATACCGCACCTAGTGGACACATGGACATCGGCATTCGGTTTCAGCGAGATAGACGACTCAGACAAGAAGCATCTGAGTAAGGTCAGGCTGGCCTCTGTCCCGGGAACTGTCCtgctgaagaagaagctgtGCGAACGTGCAGGCACCACCGACGCCGGTGAGCCGACGAACCCTAAACCCTTCAAAGTTTACTCACGCGTGCCGAGAAAAACCGCACCGGTTTGA
- the LOC101768058 gene encoding uncharacterized protein LOC101768058 isoform X3: MDGKDLFVEIGMKEEDIATMLFGKKVAELAEDAFDGSKEERQIFEGVFCLTSTDGLTDHHHEGTGHTADASSSASNYKTAWCRIVESFTAGNLSSYRVFCLAADQQACQAVPSPHAGPSELVVQWTPPPDRVYTRRAVTRRSERARICSAMDLESIDIRNFGRQRDGRGYGELWNHLRLHAHLLMVDAGWKIEGKERGNKSKVDKMYVAPDKVTRLFSLPRAWKCFGQWLLMATPCIDGNGSNDYGKEWLNMHDFLYDLKNTLLCLQYEVQRPKQSLSFLHQWRLLDPFMAVVCIDKKVAALKNGAALKAMNSTVSFLSCSERKLLNAKNESRPLGSCKKSLLPLFLSETDGQPDKEGISFLNEQSSIFLSNNPSEHEADQQSLCISEINGRSIRSTAHRIVMGLHDATAFLGPRQNCLSKKKKFPCIKSRVEQQAEDKSDPLYFPPSYSSALDHLVENVQMEGLNSYGNETTEIPYVVNSAGTPDDMLLGENLLFSPEVDEMLLGITDDINTEQHDAAVVSEPQLADKDASNGPSGASSLPLEKDEYMRPKEDCIDNGCHDPAAVSQFQMADKEAGDKPSGALSLQSEKDTDLGANKLSLEDPTKNEQLSSEARGNASMISEPQVLFVSPQDGTLSFMNNSMNNQEMLSFLNASHDTMGTHSPVYEASLIQGFLYLDSQGSPICWTVTNTEPPRQLICAADVEPSSKLSKDYGETNLEKGASAYEDKEILEPGSSKKGKKRPDKLADIQDNVSRKKHRVNDAPLSNCASQYVDDVSDNPAGPVVLSEEEQIVTAIVKQVPSNTEPKNKDDKDQDKQSIEHSKQLMSEEPLKKDNKRQKKTRSRKCKFDDDDLLMTAVIHKLTARYRNCFHRRLTDKVGFRRLPRYRWEREEESSTKKFNGGARTVLNKLLEMGIVARVNILQYRGPGGKNVLKDGNITRNGIRCRCCGTTFTMSRFKCHAGLRQEISSLNLFLGTGKSYSLCQLQAWSIEQKVRKEHAKDTMSLQGDQNDDICGSCGDGGELICCDNCPASYHQACLPYQDIPDGNWYCSSCLCDICGEVINSKELRTSVPALECLQCERQYHAKCLSGKVLRNEKGGPDSFLCGRRCQKYCQIYTSFHCRVGVPDHMDDGFCCTILHNNGDQKVRTAAEIALMAECNMKLMIALSIMEECFLPILDPRTGIDIIPSILYNWRSDFVHLDHKGFYTVVLENDDSIISVASIRLHGAIVAEMPLVATCTENRQQGMCRRLMDYIEEMLKSLKVEMLLLSAIPHLVDTWTSAFGFSEIDDSDKKHLSKVRLASVPGTVLLKKKLCERAGTTDAVDGMGCLSPPPPPADRHEVPGEQDQSSSEVSAPACAVHGLVDRLNGLEIASSSATAGPPPSAGSGECNNERSVNIVNAGDKPKDAVVSGGLCRTES, translated from the exons ATGGATGGGAAAGACCTTTTTGTGGAGATAGGGATGAAGGAGGAGGACATTGCCACAATGCTGTTCGGGAAGAAAGTTGCCGAGCTGGCAGAAGACGCATTTGATGGTTCCAAGGAAGAAAGGCAGATCTTCGAGGGTGTCTTCTGCCTAACAAGCACTGATGGGTTAACTGATCATCATCACGAAGGCACTGGACATACTGCAGATGCCTCAAGCTCTGCCTCCAATTACAAGACGGCATGGTGTCGCATAGTTGAGTCCTTCACTGCTGGTAACTTATCAAGCTACCGTGTCTTCTGTCTTGCTGCGGATCAGCAGGCGTGCCAGGCAGTGCCTTCTCCTCATGCTGGCCCTTCTGAGCTTGTGGTGCAGTGGACGCCTCCTCCTGATCGCGTGTACACGCGTAGGGCGGTGACTCGCAGGAGCGAGAGAGCAAGAATTTGCAGTGCTATGGATTTGGAGAGCATTGACATTCGCAATTTTGGTCGCCAGAGGGATGGCCGTGGCTATGGAGAGCTTTGGAATCATCTCCGTCTGCATGCGCATCTTCTGATGGTGGATGCTGGGTGGAAGATAGAGGGCAAGGAAAGGGGTAACAAGAGTAAGGTGGACAAAATGTATGTGGCGCCGGACAAAGTGACGCGCCTGTTTTCTCTTCCCAGGGCATGGAAATGCTTTGGTCAATGGTTGCTTATGGCTACACCATGCATTGATGGAAATGGGTCAAATGACTATGGAAAGGAGTGGTTGAACATGCATGATTTTTTGTATGATTTGAAGAACACACTGCTGTGCTTACAATACGAGGTCCAGCGTCCGAAGCAATCGTTATCTTTCCTCCACCAGTGGCGGCTCCTTGATCCTTTCATGGCTGTAGTTTGCATTGATAAGAAGGTTGCAGCTCTGAAAAATGGAGCAGCACTGAAAGCTATGAACAGCACTGTAAGTTTCCTTAGTTGCAGCGAGCGTAAACTTTTGAATGCCAAGAATGAAAGTAGGCCACTCGGGTCATGCAAAAAGAGTCTTCTGCCACTTTTTCTCTCTGAAACTGATGGTCAGCCTGATAAGGAAGGAATTTCTTTTCTCAATGAACAATCTTCTATATTTTTATCAAACAATCCAAGCGAACATGAAGCTGATCAACAATCACTGTGCATCTCAGAAATAAATGGACGAAGCATAAGAAGCACAGCTCATCGCATAGTGATGGGTCTCCATGATGCAACAGCTTTTCTTGGCCCGAGGCAAAATTGTTTgagcaagaaaaagaaatttccGTGCATCAAATCTAGAGTGGAGCAGCAAGCTGAGGATAAGTCTGACCCATTATACTTCCCACCCAGCTATTCATCAGCATTGGATCACCTGGTTGAAAATGTTCAAATGGAAGGTCTGAATTCTTATGGTAATGAAACCACAGAAATTCCCTATGTGGTCAATTCTGCAGGTACTCCAGATGACATGCTCCTTGGAGAGAACTTACTTTTTTCCCCTGAGGTTGACGAGATGCTACTTGGAATTACAGATGATATCAACACTGAACAGCATGATGCTGCAGTTGTTTCTGAGCCCCAATTGGCAGATAAAGATGCCAGTAACGGACCTTCTGGTGCATCATCACTACCACTAGAGAAAGATGAGTACATGAGACCTAAAGAAGATTGTATTGACAATGGCTGTCATGATCCTGCGGCTGTCTCTCAGTTTCAAATGGCAGATAAAGAGGCAGGAGATAAACCTTCAGGTGCATTATCGCTACAATCAGAAAAGGATACAGATTTGGGAGCTAACAAGCTGAGCTTGGAAGATCCAACAAAAAATGAACAGTTATCATCTGAAGCTAGGGGCAATGCTTCGATGATCTCAGAGCCACAAGTGTTGTTTGTGTCGCCTCAAGATGGGACTCTTTCTTTTATGAACAATAGTATGAACAACCAAGAGATGTTGAGCTTCCTGAATGCTTCCCATGACACCATGGGTACTCATTCACCAGTTTATGAGGCAAGCTTGATTCAGGGTTTCTTATACCTTGACAGTCAAGGTTCTCCGATTTGTTGGACGGTAACTAACACAGAACCTCCTCGGCAGTTGATCTGTGCCGCTGATGTGGAACCAAGCTCGAAGTTGTCGAAAGATTATGGTGAAACGAATTTGGAGAAAGGCGCATCAGCATATGAAGACAAAGAAATATTGGAACCTGGGTCAAgtaagaaggggaaaaaaaggccCGACAAGCTTGCAGATATCCAAGACAATGTCAGTAGAAAGAAACATAGAGTGAATGATGCCCCTTTAAGCAATTGTGCGAGTCAGTATGTGGATGATGTAAGTGACAACCCTGCTGGCCCTGTAGTTCTCAGTGAGGAAGAACAGATAGTTACAGCAATCGTTAAGCAAGTTCCTTCGAATACAGAGCCCAAGAATAAGGACGATAAGGATCAAGATAAACAAAGCATTGAACATTCAAAACAGCTCATGTCCGAAGAACCATTAAAAAAGGATAACAAAAGGCAAAAGAAAACACGGTCTCGCAAATGCAAGTTTGATGATGACGATCTTCTGATGACAGCTGTAATACATAAGCTGACTGCACGTTATAGGAACTGTTTTCATCGAAGGCTCACAGATAAAGTTGGTTTCAGGCGTCTTCCAAGATACCGCTGGGAGAGGGAAGAGGAAAGTAGCACAAAGAAGTTTAATGGAGGAGCAAGAACAGTGTTGAACAAGTTACTTGAAATGGGCATTGTTGCTAGAGTGAACATTCTTCAATATCGAGGGCCAGGAGGCAAAAATGTGTTAAAGGATGGGAACATAACTAGGAACGGGATTCGATGCCGGTGCTGTGGCACCACATTCACAATGTCCAGGTTTAAGTGCCATGCAGGTCTCAGGCAAGAAATCTCGTCTCTGAATCTTTTCTTGGGTACAGGTAAATCATACAGTCTTTGTCAGCTTCAAGCATGGTCTATAGAGCAAAAGGTCAGGAAAGAGCATGCAAAAGATACCATGTCACTTCAAGGAGATCAAAATGATGATATCTGTGGATCATGTGGCGACGGTGGTGAACTGATATGTTGTGACAACTGTCCTGCTAGTTACCATCAAGCTTGCTTGCCTTATCAG GATATCCCAGATGGCAACTGGTACTGCTCTAGCTGCCTTTGCGACATTTGTGGGGAAGTGATCAATTCGAAGGAGCTAAGAACTTCAGTCCCTGCTTTAGAATGTTTACAGTGTGAACGTCAAT ATCATGCAAAATGCTTATCTGGCAAGGTTTTACGCAATGAGAAAGGTGGACCTGATAGCTTTCTTTGTGGAAGAAGATGCCAGAAG TACTGTCAGATTTATACGAGCTTTCATTGTCGTGTTGGAGTGCCTGACCATATGGATGATGGTTTCTGTTGCACCATTCTTCATAATAATGGTGATCAAAAGGTTCGTACAGCCGCGGAGATTGCTCTCATGGCTGAATGCAACATGAAACTAATGATTGCCCTGAGCATTATGGAAGAATGCTTCCTGCCTATCTTAGATCCAAGGACTGGGATAGACATTATTCCTTCTATATTATATAACTGGAG GTCTGATTTTGTACATTTGGATCACAAGGGGTTCTATACTGTAGTCTTGGAAAATGATGACAGCATCATATCTGTGGCATCCATCAG GTTACATGGTGCTATTGTAGCAGAGATGCCCCTAGTAGCTACTTGTACAGAGAATCGTCAACAGGGAATGTGCAGGCGCCTCATGGATTACATTGAGGAG ATGCTGAAATCCCTGAAGGTGGAGATGCTACTTCTGTCAGCAATACCGCACCTAGTGGACACATGGACATCGGCATTCGGTTTCAGCGAGATAGACGACTCAGACAAGAAGCATCTGAGTAAGGTCAGGCTGGCCTCTGTCCCGGGAACTGTCCtgctgaagaagaagctgtGCGAACGTGCAGGCACCACCGACGCCG TGGACGGCATGGGGtgcctctcgccgccgccgccgccagcagacCGTCACGAGGTGCCCGGCGAGCAGGATCAGTCTTCTTCTGAAGTTTCCGCGCCAGCTTGCGCAGTGCATGGTCTCGTTGACAGGCTAAACGGCCTGGAGATCGCTTCGTCCTCCGCGACGGCAGGTCCTCCTCCATCAGCTGGCAGTGGTGAATGTAATAACGAGCGTTCTGTAAATATTGTCAATGCCGGCGACAAGCCGAAGGATGCTGTTGTTAGTGGCGGCCTTTGCCGGACCGAGTCCTGA